In the Sander lucioperca isolate FBNREF2018 chromosome 24, SLUC_FBN_1.2, whole genome shotgun sequence genome, taaatgtagtacagtaaaagtagaaagtaACACAATATGGAAATACTAAAAGTACAACAAACTTTGAAATGTTCCTTAGTGCAGTACTtgattaaatgtacttagttactttacaccacTGCTGATGTTGGACATGTTAGTTTTTATTGTCAATGTTTAATTCTTGTATTTAGGATgaaaaatcaattaatcatttacCAGTTTATGAGGTCCATGGAGTTCAGAGTGCTGCAGTAAATCCTCCTTTTATAAGATTAgataaaactttattgatccccagagaACAAACTCAGGTATTGTAGCTGCACAAAGACAGAAGGAAGTAGTAGAGTTTATAATGTCTCAAAGTGCTGTAACTTGATCTCCGTAGACATATTTTGATAAGGGAGATTAAAACTCAAAGTCAATCTCTCCAGTTAGTTCACTTTGTCCCGTGTTGGGACGCAGATATTTCTCCATGTTCAACTTTTGGTAAGTGAGACTTTTCAGTGTTGAGCGACTCTCAGCTGATCTCTGATCTCATGTTAGTTTTCTCAAACTGTTAAAGGCAGAAATTTAGGTGTTTCTGTGTGAAAATCTGCAGTTTTTGTTGAGAAGAGCTCATTTACCAGTTTATGAGCTCCATGGAGTTCAGAGTGCTGCAGTAAATCCTGCTTTTATAAGATTAGATAAAACGTTACTGATCTCCAGagaacaaacaaacaggtgTTGTAGCAGCACAAAGACAGAAGGAAGTACAGTGTGCGTGTTTCTAGTGTTTATAATGTCTCATAAAATGCTGTAACTTGAGCTCCATAGACATAGTTTTATAAGGGAGATTAAAGTTCAATGTCAATCTCTCGAGTTAGTTCACTTTGTCCCGTGTTGTGACGCAGATGTTTCTCCAACAGGTTGTGTCGCAGTTAGTTTCCTCCATCTGAAGCTCCAGTTGAAGGTAATATAAGCCGTCTGACACGTTTTTACCTTTCTGTTAGTTTAGTTTGAAAGCAGAAAGctgcagctaaccctaaccttatcacaggaccataggacatgaagtaacTGGCCGTCCTCTGTCTTAGGGcgctcagacagacacaccaagccgataatcggccgtctgacagtctggcgaggtcggtgactcgagtctgttcgatGTGTTCCGTgctggccgatttgacttgttgaatcggaaggcgtgcagtcggactcaatgaccaatctgattggtggagtgctaacccggaaatgacgagcgggatgagcgttgAACGgctctgacgaaaatcttttaaactgacctttgttgatctgaaatgaagacagattcagcaactgcacggcctatttctagcttaaaatgttttcagaaacccGTTTTGgggaactattttagtacaatacgagatcgtattctgaacgagccacCATTATGGTcagggagaagccagacccatgtgacgcgttagtccaatcagctgccggtttaaaTTCTTTGGGCGATAATACAGATTAGcggcgcctgctgttatggagacgtattacgtctcgcgcacatgcagaacgtacgctcaagtcggcgtcgctttggtgtgttacgagcagtgttgggtgtaacgcgttacagtaacgtaactactttttcgggtaaaaagtagtgtaacgcgctactactgaaaatatGGTAACGAaatgtagttcctttttcagtTCGGcacaacgttacttttcccagggacattTGACAGcaacactgccttctcagctgcgcgctcactaagctccacacgggacgtgacagaggctggtagtaGCGGagcaatcatggcaagcgagaagcagtCAAAGCTAAGAGCTTTGACTGCGCATTTTAAGCTTTTTAAGCTTTGTGGTTTTTTGCTGGACGgtgctctgagccaggcagacacaaagctgacaacctcacagatggatgcggtggagatggcctcatacatacacgcagcagaccgctgtggacttgtgtcggttgtacggacacgcaaggatttccagaaaagaggctgcatgtgtctacgacaatgcacggaccatcgtggctgcgcgaccggtacaagtcgatTAAAGTACATAGACATTAAACTAACACTGTGTAACGCCAAAGACCTGCtcatgtgcattcaacccgcgctggactcgttcataatcaatcagccgtcactctgtgagtagagaatccagtctgcagtgtagttcagacaccTCACTAATAAACCatagattggctttatggtcaaagatagttttggtataattaacttcagtctctgccagagacgcctgcttttaaaagtaacgtaaaagtaatgagtaaagtaaaaagttactttccataaggggtaactaagtaaagtaacggattactttttaaagaagtaacgagtaacgagcaaacactactttttaaaagtaacttccccaacactggttatgaggcacttttttgaccaattcgGGGAGACcgtcagtccaactgcctttccTGCCGACATTCGGCCGTctgcttggtgtgtcagagctttTATATGGAAAAAGGCACTTTGAGACATACTGTTTATGTGCGCACTAAATGAGAGTGTATTGTCCAATATGACACCAAGGCTCTTGACCTGGTTGGAGCAAGGGATGGTGCTGCCATCTACAGAAAGGGTGAAAGGTTCCCTCTTAGCAAGAGCTGATTTGCAGCCAACCACTAGCAGCTCAGTCTTACTGCTATTCAGCTTCAGGTAGTTTTGCGTCATCCACAATTTTATGTCATGGAGGCAGGCAGTAATTACAGCTGGCGGAAGAGTGGCAGTGGGTTTTGTAGATAAGTAGAGCTGGGTGTCGTCAGCATAGCAGTTTATCGCCAACAAGTGGATCCAAATCCAAGTGGAAAGGACTGTCTGCCTCTCGATGTTACCAACAACCTTTCCATGAGTTTTATAGCTTCAACAAAGGGGGCTCTGTTTTCACCAACCCTCCAGCTAAATGCCTCTTCATACGACAGCCACATTTCAACAGAGACAAAGCTAAATAACTTAGATAATGATTAAAAGTTATTGTTGTCAAATCTTTTactttgtagtttattttggTTGGTTTAACATTTATGTCTCTTTGTCATCGTGCATTTTTAAAAGTGATGTTCTCAGCATTTTGAGGCTACAGAGGTGTTTTTGATAAATGTCCAGAGTAGAACTACAGCAGCTGATGATACATTCAACTGACAGGAAAGAGACAAGAAGAGCCAATGAGAAATTATGTTGTTTCCTCTGCAGATGAGAGGCTGAGTTCAGCAGCATGAATCAGTGTGAGAGTAGAATTAATGCAGAATCTTTACTTTTGGTTTATTAATTACTATTATATAATGATCATGAATGAATCTTGAATGATTATTTGTTTACACAAATGTCATCATAACATAATCTACAAAACTGGTCTGTTTTGATAATCCGAGTATTTTTAAACtcccaaaaaaatctttttggTATCTTTTGGATCTTTGCAGGAACAAAAGATGAAGACGCCTAAAGAAGTCGTCTTGGGAATTTTAGAAGACTTGGGAGCTGAGGACCTTGGAAAATTCCAGTGGTACCTGCAGCAGGAAGGGACCCTTGAAGACTTCCCAGCAATTCCAAAGAGTAAACTGGAGAATGTAACCAGGGTGAAGACAGTGGACCAGATGTTCTCGACCTACTGTATAAACACTGTTAATGTGACCAGAATAGTTTTAAAGAAGATTTATCAAAATGAGCTAGTGAGGAATTTATCAAACATcccagaacctgcaggtaagtCATAATCattatgaatttaaaaaaaatggatgtaACAAAGATcaaacttatatatatatatatatatatatatatatatatatatatatatatatatatatatatatattagggctgtcaaaataacgcgttcatttcgattaattaatctgagaaaaaataacgcgttaaaaaaaataacgcagattaatccattccatattgacgtttgacccgaagccgttctagccaccattcgactgtaaaatgaaggagggagacgagaatgtgctgcctagatcattaattggaacatttacttgtaaaaatgttcttcctgccaaccctggctaccgaaatctggtgccactgatatgtctgcgattctctctgatgctctgaaacagacgttaccggcaacacaaacactgctgcacgtgacactagttaacactatactcgacagcagctaacgttagcctactgctagctagtagctggattaaacacggttaaaatgctgacagctaacgctaaacggtgtaaagtttgactgtgttttactgtagaggattcaacaccggtatgtaacaatctgcagctgccgtcggtaaaacacatggatgtattaagagaatggtaaaacaacacagacggtgtgttcaatgaaactggtaaactacagccccatggtgcatttgaagttactgtaaatgtccctttcccatctggtggttgtttttgtcgttcaacagcaatttactagtgaaatgagttattgttatacattattattaaatcatttaattttgaccatatggccttagcaataaacaagccgttttttaatgtcaccaactgttgtttagtaccctatttttttacttttctttttttacttaattaaaaagtatcggttcaggcaccgttaattatgtatgcaattaatttcaattaattaatcacagagtatgtaattaattagattacattttttaatcaattgacagcccttatatatagatatatatcacAGTCTTCAACAAACATTAGCGTTGTTACCAATGTCTCCCTCTTATCTACAAAGATACATATGTTGTGTTAACAACAGAACAAGCTACAAAACATCCACAAGAGAAACAAAATTTAAAGTGTCTTAGAGAATAAAGTCAGACTGTTTTTGTTTACGCTGCTGgttaaaatttgcacacacTGATGTCACTGTAAGATACTGCTTGGGCAATATTAATTCCCCCTGTAATTAAGTCATATGCCTTCTGGTTTATTTGGACAATGAAGACTTTATAGATGTCTGACTGAGACACCCAACATATCAGTTGTTTTTGAGGAATACTAAGTCATTTTACAGTAGTTGACATATTCAAGACCTCGTCGTCAAATGGGCTGAATAGATTTCATGAATACAGAAATGTGCACACTCACATTCACCAGAACAAACCCTCAttgatttcattgttttattcattCAGAGATTCTTGCTGCTTGCCAGCGAAAAGTCAAATCCAACTCACATCAGACATTCCAGCGTGTGTctgaggggattgctaaagcaggaaacaaaacccttctgaatcagatgttcacagagatcgaCATCACAGAAGCAGgggtcaatgatgaacatgaggtcagacagactGAAACAGCATCCTGGAAACCAGACACACCAGAACCAACAATCAGACaggaagacatctttaaaactcCACCTAGAAGAgataaaccaatcagaacagtgatgacaatAGGAGGGGCTGGCattgggaaaacagtcttaacacagaagttcacgctggactgggctgaagacaaagccaaccaggacatccactTCACATTTCCGTTgaccttcagagagctgaatatgctgaaagagaaaaagtacagcttggtggaacttgttcatCACTTCTTTAATGAAATCAAAAtagcaggaatctgcaggtttgataAGTTATCGGTTgtcttcatctttgacggtctggatgagtgtcgacttcctctggacttcctcaaTGCTGAGATCCTGAcagatgttacagagtccacctcagtgggtgtgctgctgacaaacctcatcaggggggatctgcttccctctgctcgcctctggataaccacacgacctgctgcagccaatcaggtccctcctgagtgtgttgacatggtgacagaggtcagagggttcactgacccacagaaggaggagtacttcaggaagaaattcagagatgaggagcaggccagcagaatcatctcccacatcaagacatcccgaagcctccacatcatgtgccacatcccagtcttctgctggatcactgctacagttctggaggacgtgttgaagaccagagagggaggagagctggccaagaccctgactgagatgtacatccacttcctggtggttcagaccaaagtgaagaacatcaagtatgatggaggagctgagacaGATCCACACTGGAGTCCAGACACCAGGGAGATGAtcgagtctctgggaaaactggcttttgagcagctaCAGAAACAGAACCCGATCTTctatgaatcacacgtgaaagAGTGTGGCATCGACATCAcagcagcctcagtgtactcagcagtgttcacacagatctttaaagaggagagaggccTGTTccaggacaaggtgttcagcttcgtccatctgagtgttcaagagtttctggctgctcttcatgtccatctgacattcgccaactctggagtcaacctgctgtcagGAAAACAtacaacatcaacacagttctaccagagtgctgtggacaaggccttagagagtccaaatggacacctggacttgttcctccgcttcctcctgggtctttctcTAGAGTCCAATCAGAAACACCTACAAGGTCTgttgacacagacaggaagtagcttacagaaaaatgagaaaacagtcaagtacatcaagaagaagatcagtgagaatctgtctgcagagagaagcatcaatctgttccactgtctgaatgaactgaatgatcgaTCTCTAGTGAAGCAGATCCAAGAGTCCCTGAGATCAGGAAGActctccacagataaactgtctcctgctcagtggtcagctctggtcttcatcttactgtcatcagaaaacaatctggacgtgtttgacctgaagaaatactgtgcttcagaggaggctcttctgaggctgctgccagtggtcaaagcctccaacaaagctctgtaagtggGAATCATTCATCAATAAATACTCTatctttcaacaggagttaaatataaataacttgtttccttcctgttgtttctccagactgagtggctgtaatctgtcagagagaagctgtaaagctctgtcctcagttctcagcacTGAGTCCtgtagtctgagagagctggacctgagtaacaacaacctgaaggattcaggaggaaagctgatctctgttggactgaagagtccacactgcacactggaaactctcaggttggTTATCAGCTATTCCATGAGCTGTTATTTTCTTCATATATTAATTATTTGAAGGACATTTTATTGAATCATTTTAGACACCCAGGTCTTGAGTTTACCTGGGAGTTTGGACTTGTCAATCTTCTTTAGCCATTCCTCGGTCTGCTTCACCAAGTTATTGATGTGGCCTGATCTAAGAGTGACGCGTCGTACCACTTTCCCAAACACTTTGCTGGGTTCTCTTCAATTGATGGAATGGCCTCACCCTGGAAATGAAGACTGAACCTCCCCGTGGGCTTGCCTTTCCTGATCACCAGACTCCTGAACTTACTGGCCTTGAAAGACATCCTTGCCCACGTGGCTACGGTGCCAAGGGTTTCCAAAACTCATCTTGCTTGGCCATGTGTAccggttgttgttgttgtgatgttgtcCATGAATGCACGGAGCACTGGCTGGAGGATGCCTGACTCTAGCGTGGGGCTGCAGGTTACTCCTTCTGCTGCTGTATTCAGGAGGTCCATGCACATGACAAACAAGATGGGGGAGATGGTGCACCCAGTAGGAATCCCCTTTTGGAGATCTTGCCAGTTGGTTGTAAACTGCCCTGCTGTGAATCTAAGCTTAAACTCTCCCAGGGAGCTGGAGATCATGTCACGGATAGCCATCGGGATATAATAGTGGTCCAGTCCTTCTTGGATGAGGTCATGTGGGACTGATCTGTAGGCATTTGCAAAGTCTAACCAGATGACTGTTAGGTCCCCTATCTTCTGCTTTTCCTCTCGGATCAATTGGCTGATCATTGAAGTGTGCTCCAGGCACCCTGAAAAGCCTGGAACACCTCATTTCTGTAAGTGTTGATGTATTGATTCTGAGTCATGTAGAAGGTCAGCCTTTTTGCAAGCACAGAGAAGAATATCTTGCATTCCACACTCAGTAGAGACATTGTCCTAAATTGGACAATTGAGGAGGAACCCTCTTCCTTAGGAACAAAACAGCCCTCTGCTAACTTCCAGCTTGGTGGGAGTAAGCCTTTTGCCCAGATCTTTCTCAGGATCCTCCACAATCTCCAAAGAAGTTGTGGACATTGCTTGTATACCTTATATGGTGTGACGTCATGAGAGGCTACACCGCTCTCAGGGGGACAGCTCAAGCAGTGCGAGGACACAATGTTCAAACAAAATAAGGATTTTATTACAGTTCTAgggaattaacaaaaaaaaacacagcattcCAACTTCACAAGTCAGAGCCGGTTAATCTTCAAGGGTCAAAACTTCAAATGTCTCTTCTGGTTATTAAATCATAAACTTGATTCCCTCAGGTAAAAACAATCCTTTCAGCCTTACTTCAATACAAGTTGCAGCCCGTGGCCAATCCAGCCTGTAAGTCCTTCCGACGTCTGGTAATGATTTCCCCACCTTTCGTATTCCTCTTGGAACAATACTGGAGCGGTCTGATCCTCTGCAGCGAGCACAGCTTGTAGTTTGTCTCTCCAAAACCCACACATCCACACAAGTGTGTCTCTAGGCCTTAAAAAGCTCTTCAGCTCATCAGGATCTGATCagtctcagctgtgtgtgtgggaatgtaGTGTCTTGAGGGGAGGAGTTCCCGACTACACCAGCAGATGGAGCCACAGCTGTTTGTGATTGCAGCCACTTCAAAGGAATGTAGCGTCCCTCCAGGACACAGCCTCTCGTGACATCACTATGGTATACCGCTTGGACCTGGGGCTGCTGAAGCCTTGGCTTTCTGGATGATGTCCTGCATTTCCTGCCAGGTTGGCTCCTTCATATTCAGTTCCACTGATGATCCTTCAGGCTTCCAGATGCTGTGATTTTGTCCAAGTCCCCGGCCCCTACAGGGGTCACTGTGTACATCTCGCAGAAACTCCTCTACCTCTGATTTTGAGCTGGATAGTGTGCCAGATTTTATTGTTGACCAAGAAGACTTACGGTGAAGCTGTACGGGTCTTTGAGAACCTGCATTTGCCTCTTTGCTTTCTTCTTCCTTTGTTGCCGTAGATATTCTGGCCTCCGGAGTTTAAACATCTTATCCCGCAACTTGCTTGTTAGGTCCTTTATACTCTCTCTTTAAGCTGGTGGGCTGATTTTGAACTGCTTGTTAAGGATCTTTATTTCACCTCTTAAGTGACAAATCTATATCTGTTTCCCTCCTGTTTGGTTGCCCAGGTGGTTGATACATAGAATATGACTCATAGAAACAACTCTCTTTATGTAACAAAGtatataaagatatatatatatatatgctgacATCTTTGTTTTTTCTGATAATACTTTAGTCCAGACTCGACCTATgaaattttcacattttaataataCTGATATTTATCTTCTTGTTCATTattgtctctccagactgagtggctgtaagctgtcaaagaaaagctgtgaagctctttcctcagttctcagctcccagtcctctagtctgagagagctggacctgagtaacaacaacctgaaggattcaggagggaagctgatctctgttggactgaagagtccacactgcacactggaaactctcaggttggTTATCAGCTGTTCCATGAGctgttattttctttatatattaATTATTGGAAGGACATTTTATTGAATAATTTTAGGCTAAAtagctgtaacctgtcagaaaGAAGCTGCAAAGCTCTGTCCTTCATTGCCAGttctctagtctgagagagctggacctgagtagcAACACAAGTTAAATATTCAGTCTTCAGTCCTTTTATAATTCTGTATTAAATGTGGCAGCAATATTGTACTGAAGGTTTTTTTGGACTCAGGAGGTTGTCACCAGGATAGGGTTTTGGTTTACAACACAGAAACGTGAATTGTATATACAAAGCGCAGGTTTATTACAGTCCTTTATTGTCCAGTAAGTATTTTTCCATCAAAGAGATGGAGCCTAAGATTCCCCAGTACCAGGGGCAGTTCACGGTGTAAAGAAAAATAGCTTTTCATTACCATAATTTACAGAATATACTACTTGAGAACATTATATCTTTAGAATTTGTAAACTAATTATATGTTTTCAAACTATGGCTTATTCTGAAGTATTTTAACAATAAAGTAATATTTAAGAAGTTGTGTTCAAAAGATCCTGTATTATTTAATGAGGGTTCCATATGACATGCTTGGTATTGAATGGGTTTACAACACCAGTTGACACATAGACTACAACTCATAGAAACGACTGTATGTAACacagtatataaagatgtagggatcatagactgtatataaatatgtagagatcatactatatattttatatatatgtttttttactCTGAGTTCAATCTGTGAGCAGAAATGCTAACTGAGATCTTTGTTTTTTCTGATAATACTTTAGTCCAGAgaaattttcacattttaataataCTGATATTTATCTTCTTGTTCATTATTGTCTCTCCAGGCTGAGAGTCTGtaagctgtcagataaaagctgtgaagctctgtcctcagttctcagctccaagacctctagtctgagagagctggacctgagtaacaacaacctgaaAGATCCGGTGAAGCGGCTGTCGGCTGGACTTCAGAGTTCACACTGTAAACTGGAGACTCTTAGGTCAGATCAAGTTAATATAATAATGTTGCATATGATgtagatgtagagatcatagacttTACATCAAGATGGAGAGATCATAGACCATATAtgaagatgtagagatcatagactgtaaatgaAGATTTAGAGATCATAGACCATATATGAAGCTGTAGTGATCATAGACCATATATGAATATGTAGTGATCATAGACCATATATGAatatgtagagatcatagactgtatataaagatgtggAGATCAtactttaatatatatatatatatatatatatatatatatatatatatatatatatatatatacacattttacTCTGAGTTCATTCTGTGTGCTGAAATACTAACTgatatctttgtttttttctgataatACTTTAGTCCAGACTCGACCTatgacattttcacattttaataataCTGATATTTATCTTCTTGTTCATTATTGTCTCTCCAGGCTGAGTgcctgtaacctgtcagagaaaAGCTGTAAAgttctgtcctcagttctcagctcccagtcctctagtctgagagaggtggacctgagtaacaacaatctgcaggattcaggagggaagctgctGTTGGCTGGACTTCAGAGTCAACACTGTAAACTgaagactctcaggtcagatcaGGTTACATAATATGTTAAAATTATTTCACGTAtttctctgggttgtttgcatttctttaaaccaatcgcaatggTCTTGGATGGCGCTGAGCTCTGGACACAGCGacagtggctctgctaaatagtctcaggaaggaactttgtacctcgcaaaagaaaacgccatatacaatattaaatgaagttaactgttgacataatacagtaacgtgagctattgaaattagctggatacatggttaaacctcattagctcttaccagtgtatctccatgtgtacttcgtttacagcaatcccaccaatcagtcccaaaatgtcccagttagagaggaaatgccctaaacatattctttgtaaatctttacaatcattccctgaaagaaccaacaTGCCTGCCTTGTTGTACCGTCCACATCTTCTTCTAAACTTGACATTTTGAGTATGTAGtttgctagctcgaaggttgttgtttttagaAGCGTGTAGAGTTTTGCAAGTTGAGG is a window encoding:
- the LOC116055627 gene encoding NACHT, LRR and PYD domains-containing protein 12-like encodes the protein LDLRRHILIREIKTQSQSLQLVHFVPCWDADISPCSTFGCVAVSFLHLKLQLKEQKMKTPKEVVLGILEDLGAEDLGKFQWYLQQEGTLEDFPAIPKSKLENVTRVKTVDQMFSTYCINTVNVTRIVLKKIYQNELVRNLSNIPEPAEILAACQRKVKSNSHQTFQRVSEGIAKAGNKTLLNQMFTEIDITEAGVNDEHEVRQTETASWKPDTPEPTIRQEDIFKTPPRRDKPIRTVMTIGGAGIGKTVLTQKFTLDWAEDKANQDIHFTFPLTFRELNMLKEKKYSLVELVHHFFNEIKIAGICRFDKLSVVFIFDGLDECRLPLDFLNAEILTDVTESTSVGVLLTNLIRGDLLPSARLWITTRPAAANQVPPECVDMVTEVRGFTDPQKEEYFRKKFRDEEQASRIISHIKTSRSLHIMCHIPVFCWITATVLEDVLKTREGGELAKTLTEMYIHFLVVQTKVKNIKYDGGAETDPHWSPDTREMIESLGKLAFEQLQKQNPIFYESHVKECGIDITAASVYSAVFTQIFKEERGLFQDKVFSFVHLSVQEFLAALHVHLTFANSGVNLLSGKHTTSTQFYQSAVDKALESPNGHLDLFLRFLLGLSLESNQKHLQGLLTQTGSSLQKNEKTVKYIKKKISENLSAERSINLFHCLNELNDRSLVKQIQESLRSGRLSTDKLSPAQWSALVFILLSSENNLDVFDLKKYCASEEALLRLLPVGAGDHVTDSHRDIIVVQSFLDEVIPEKFSHFNNTDIYLLVHYCLSRLRVCKLSDKSCEALSSVLSSKTSSLRELDLSNNNLKDPVKRLSAGLQSSHCKLETLRLSACNLSEKSCKVLSSVLSSQSSSLREVDLSNNNLQDSGGKLLLAGLQSQHCKLKTLRLSVCNLSERSCEVLSSVLSSQSSLRELDMSNNNLKDSGGKLLSAGLQSPHCKLENLSLSGCLISEEGCSSLVSALNSNPSHLRVLDLSYNHPGDSGVKLLSAGREDPLWRLDTLRVEPAGVRWLTPGLRKYSCELALDTNTVNRNLKLSDNNRKVKHVEEYQSYPKHPERFDCPQLLCRDGLTGRCYWEVERKGGVSIAVSYRGISKRGDSGDCVFGYNDQSWSLNCSGGGYSVSHNNRETSISSSVSDRVAVYVDCPAGSLSFYTVSSASLTHLYTFNTTFTEPLYPAFGFGYKSYGCSVSLCPV